Within the Thermodesulfobacteriota bacterium genome, the region ACAAACGCGTCTGTCCCGTCGGAAATGGCGTCCGCTTCGGCTTCAATGGCGTCCTCCAGAAACTTGTCGATCATTATGGGGCGCTCCGGCGACACGTCAACAGCGCGGTCCATATAGAATTTCAGCATCTCTTCGTCATAGACGATCATCATGGCCCGGCCTCCCAGAACAAAGGATGGCCGCACCATCAGGGGATATCCTATCCGGGTGGCAGCGGTCAGGGCCTCCTCCACCGAGTGGGCCATATCCGACGCCGGCTGCGGGATGCCCAGGTGGCTGATGACCCGGCGGAAGCGGTCTCTGTCTTCGGCCTGCTCGATGGTTTCCGGAGACGTCCCCAGGACGTTTACTCCGGCCTCCGCCAGTTCGGCGGCGATGTTTAACGGCGTCTGTCCGCCGAACTGGACGATAACGCCTTCGGGTCTTTCCTTTTCATAAATGCTGAGCACATCTTCTACGGTCAACGGTTCAAAATAAAGCTTATCAGAGGTGTCGTAATCCGTGGATACGGTTTCCGGGTTGCAGTTGACCATGATGGATTCATAACCGGCCTCGCGGATGGCGAGGGCCGCGTGAACGCAACAATAATCAAATTCTATTCCCTGACCGATACGGTTGGGGCCACCGCCCAGCACCATAATTTTTTTCCTGTCGCTGACGGCCACCTTATCCTTCGCGTTATAAGTGGAATAGTAGTAAAAGGCATTTTTCACGCCGCTGACCGGAACCGCGTCCCAGGCCTCAACCACCCCTATTCTTTTTCGCTGATTTCGTATATCTTTTTCTGGTGTGCCGGTCAAAAGGCAAAGATATTTGTCCGAGAAGCCGTCCTGCTTGGCTCTTTTCAAAAGATCATCCGGCAGCGCTCCTTTTGTGCCCGCGGCCGCGAGAATCTCTTCTTCCAGCTCCACCAATTCTTTCATTTGCCGGATAAACCATGGTTTGATGTGCGTTTGCCGGTACAGTTCTTCAATATCCGCGCCCTTCCGTAGCGCTTCGTACATGATGAACTGGCGTTCGCTGGTGGGTGTCTGCAGAAGATTCATTAATTCCGGCAGCTTCTTTTTATTAAAGTCAGCTACAAAACCCAGACCGTAACGATCTTTTTCAAGGGATCGAATGGCTTTCTGCAGGGCTTCTTTATAATTTTTTCCAAGACTCATCACCTCGCCTACGGCGCGCATCTGAGTTCCCAGCCTGTCTTCGACCCCTTCAAATTTTTCAAAAGCCCAGCGGGCGAACTTCACCACCACGTAATCCCCTCCGGGCGTATATTTTTCTAACGAGCCCTCTTTCCAATAGGGAAGCTCGTCCAGGGTTAGCCCGCCCGCGAGTAAAGCGGAAACATAGGCTATGGGAAATCCGGTCGCTTTGGACGCCAGGGCCGAAGATCTGGATGTCCGGGGATTGATTTCAATAACCACCACTCTTCCGGTAACGGGATCATGAGCAAACTGGATGTTGGTGCCGCCGATGACTTCGATGGCCTCCACTATGGAATAAGAATAATCCTGGAGTTTTTTCTGCAGTTTTTCATCAATGGTCAGCATGGGCGCCGTGCAGTACGAATCCCCGGTATGAACGCCCATGGCATCGACATTTTCAATAAAACACACGGTGACCATCTGGTTTTTAGCGTCGCGGACGACTTCCAGCTCAAGCTCTTCCCAGCCGAGAACGGATTCTTCCACCAGCACCTGATGAACCAGACTGGCGTCCAATCCCCTGGCGGCAATAATCCTTAATTCATCCACATTATAAACCAGTCCTCCGCCTGTTCCTCCCATTGTATAGGCCGGCCTGATAACAACCGGAAAGCCTATTTCCGTGGCCACTTTTTCGGCGTCTTCAACACTGTTT harbors:
- the carB gene encoding carbamoyl-phosphate synthase large subunit — protein: MPKIENINKVMIIGSGPIIIGQACEFDYSGTQACKALRSLGYKIILVNSNPATIMTDPEMADITYIEPLNIKAMEKIIEKERPDALLPNLGGQSGLNLTSELYEAGILDKYKVKIIGVNIGAIKKGEDRTAFKETMTRLGIEMPRSKAVNSVEDAEKVATEIGFPVVIRPAYTMGGTGGGLVYNVDELRIIAARGLDASLVHQVLVEESVLGWEELELEVVRDAKNQMVTVCFIENVDAMGVHTGDSYCTAPMLTIDEKLQKKLQDYSYSIVEAIEVIGGTNIQFAHDPVTGRVVVIEINPRTSRSSALASKATGFPIAYVSALLAGGLTLDELPYWKEGSLEKYTPGGDYVVVKFARWAFEKFEGVEDRLGTQMRAVGEVMSLGKNYKEALQKAIRSLEKDRYGLGFVADFNKKKLPELMNLLQTPTSERQFIMYEALRKGADIEELYRQTHIKPWFIRQMKELVELEEEILAAAGTKGALPDDLLKRAKQDGFSDKYLCLLTGTPEKDIRNQRKRIGVVEAWDAVPVSGVKNAFYYYSTYNAKDKVAVSDRKKIMVLGGGPNRIGQGIEFDYCCVHAALAIREAGYESIMVNCNPETVSTDYDTSDKLYFEPLTVEDVLSIYEKERPEGVIVQFGGQTPLNIAAELAEAGVNVLGTSPETIEQAEDRDRFRRVISHLGIPQPASDMAHSVEEALTAATRIGYPLMVRPSFVLGGRAMMIVYDEEMLKFYMDRAVDVSPERPIMIDKFLEDAIEAEADAISDGTDAFVPAVMEHIELAGIHSGDSACVIPPVSIPVKHVDTINEYTRKIALQLGVVGLMNVQYAIARDTVYILEANPRASRTVPIVSKVCNVSMARIATRILLGKKLSDCRLSKRAIPHFGVKEAVFPFNMFPEVDPVLGPEMRSTGEVLGMADSFGLAYFKAQEATKTSLPLGGTVLITVAEDDKTRMLEPARLFHDMNFTIMATPGTRQFLGENGIPSIAVTKRGHGHPDIVDEIKGGKVQLVFNTPSGKESQEDDSYIRKAAINYKVPYITTTAAAISAAKGIKARREGEYTTRSLQEYHATLGG